GCGGGCGTCGGCACGGCGCTGTTCGAGCGCATCAGCGAGGAGTTCGACGAGCGCGGCGTCGAGGCGAAGCGGGCCATCACGCTCTCGGCCAACACGAACGCGGGCGCGTTCTTCGAGCGGTTCGGCTACGGGAAGGTCGACGAGCGACAGCGCGAAATCGGCGACGAGGACCTCGTGGAGTACGTCTTCGAGGAGGGCGCCGAGACCGAGGAGAGCGACGCGGACCAGGCGTCCGCCGGGAACGAGTCCGTCCCCGACTACCCCGACAGCGTCGCCGGGGAGGACGGGGAAGAACTCTATCTCGGCGAGGGCGACGACGACATAGTGCCCGCCTCCGAGGGCTACTTCGTCGCGACCTACACCGAGTCCGACCGCTCCGAGCGGTACGGCTACTACTGTCTGAACTGCGAGTCGCCGGACGTCTCCATGGACAGCATGGAGACGATACGGTGCAACGAGTGCGGCAACACGCGCAACCCCGACGAGGAGTACGACGGCTCCTACCTGTAGTCCGAACGGAATCGCTCGGACGGCCCCTTCGCGGGCCCGGGACGGACGTGACCCTCTCCCCGCCCGCCGGTCAGCTATCTTTATGCGGTGCGGGTGACGGTATCCGTCTATGTCACTTGACGACGACGCACGGGAGTACCACCGCGAAGAGCCGCCGGGCAAGATAGAGATTTCGACCACGAAGTCGACGAGCACGCAGCGAGACCTCTCGTTGGCCTACTCGCCGGGCGTGGCGGCGCCGTGCCGCGACATCGCCGACGACCCCGAGTACGCGTACGAGTACACGGCGAAAGGGAACCTCGTTGGCGTCGTCTCGGACGGGTCGGCGGTTCTCGGACTGGGCGACATCGGCGCGCAGGCGTCGAAGCCGGTGATGGAGGGCAAGGGCGTGCTGTTCAAGC
The genomic region above belongs to Halogeometricum sp. S3BR5-2 and contains:
- a CDS encoding GNAT family N-acetyltransferase, which codes for MTEHTLREYESGDEDRVRELVESSMTTSYALSPREIDAILESAYLDETLLHPREDAYVVVAETDGTVVGAASATFGDDETAVQWIHVDPERRGAGVGTALFERISEEFDERGVEAKRAITLSANTNAGAFFERFGYGKVDERQREIGDEDLVEYVFEEGAETEESDADQASAGNESVPDYPDSVAGEDGEELYLGEGDDDIVPASEGYFVATYTESDRSERYGYYCLNCESPDVSMDSMETIRCNECGNTRNPDEEYDGSYL